The Columba livia isolate bColLiv1 breed racing homer unplaced genomic scaffold, bColLiv1.pat.W.v2 Scaffold_2064, whole genome shotgun sequence genome contains the following window.
AGGACTTGTCGTCCACGAGGTTGtggccgaccacgaggttcctGGCCAGGTTGAACGTGGGTCTGTGGATGGTCACATCTTCATCTCCAACCTGGACCTGTTGCGTCACGACATCGAAGGAGCCCAAGGTGGGAATTCGGACCCCCTGGAGAAGATGAGAAGGACCCAAGGGTGAGGATTGGCCAGTTGGAAGAGCTGGAGGTGGCCCATTTGACCACAGATGGTCCTTCTGGATGAATCTTCCCCATTTCCATGCTGGGGTGAACTTTGGGGAGAAGATCTCAAGTCTTTCCACCCAAAAAGCCAACGATGGGTCAAAGCAGAAGGATCTTGAGGGGTCTTCAGCACATGGTCCACCAGAGGTGCCACCACGTTTGCCCAAGACCTATTTGTCTGTCGTTGTgaattttggggtgattttcctgctttttgagCAATCTGAGGGCCACGGGGACTTCCCACCCATGTCTGTGGCCCAGGAGGACACGGGTGGTGGGTCTACCTTGTTGGACAGGAGATGGTCATGGATGTAGGTGGCCACCGCGTCCCAGATGGCCATTTGCTCTGGAAGACAATGGAGAATCCATGTCACATTCAGTGGCCACCAGCTCTGGAGCCTCGACCACCCCCCTGAGCTTCAGGGCCACCACAGGAATGTCATGGTGACCACCTTGGGTGATCACAACATTCCCGTGGTGGCCACCATGATGACCATTGGGTGACCACAACATTCCCATGGTGGTTCTGGGGACACCATGATGACCATTGGGTCACCACAACGTTCTGGTGGTGGCCGTGGGGACACCATGGTGACCATCGGGTCACCACAACCTTCCCGTGGTGGCCACCATTAAGACAATTGGGTCACCACAACCTTCTCATGGTGGCCACCATGATGACCATTGGGTCACCACAACCTTCCCATGGCGACCATTGGGTCAAGACAAGGTTCCcatggtggccatggggacaccgtggTGACCATTGGGTCACCACAGTATTCCCATGGTTGCCATGGGAACACCATGATGACCATTGGGTCACCCCAACCTTCCCATGGTGGCCACCATGATGACCATTGGGTCACCACAACCTTCTCATGGTGGCCACCATGATGACCATTGGGTCACCACAACCTTCCCATGGCGACCATTGGGTCAACACAAGGTTCCcatggtggccatggggacaccatggtgACCATTGGGTCAAGACAAGGTTCCcatggtggccatggggacaccgtggTGACCATTGGGTCACCACAGTATTCCCATGGTTGCCATGGGAACACCATGATGACCATTGGGTCACCACAACCTTCTCATGGTGGCCACCATGATGACCACTGGGTCACCACAACCTTCCCATGGCGACCATTGGGTCAACACACGGTTCCCATAGTGGCCACCATGTTGACCACTGGGTCACCACAGCATTCCcatggtggccatggggacaccatgatGACCATCGGGTCACCCCAACCTTCCCATGGTGGCCACCATGATGACAATTGGGTCACCACAACCTTCCCATGTTGGCCACCATGTTGTCCATTGGGTCACCAAAACCTTACCATGGCGACCATTGGGTCAACACAAGGTTCCcatggtggccatggggacaccgtggTGACCATTGGGTCAACACAAGGTTCCcatggtggccatggggacaccatggtgACTATTGGGTCACCACAGCATTCCcatggtggccatggggacaccatggtgACCATTGGGTCACCACAACCTTCTCATGGTGGCCACCATGATGACCATTGGGTCACCACAACCTTCCCATGGCGACCATTGGGTCAACACAAGGTTCCcatggtggccatggggacaccatggtgACCATTGGGTCAACACAAGGTTCCcatggtggccatggggacaccatgatGACCATTGGGTCACCGCAACCTTCTCATGGTGGCCACCATGATGACCATTGGGTCACCGCAACCTTCTCATGGTGGCCACCATGATGACCATTGGGTCACCACAACCTTCCCATGGCGACCATTGGGTCAACACACGGTTCCCATAGTGGCCACCATGTTAACCACTGGGTCACCCCAACCTTCCCATGGTGGCCACCACGTTGACCACTGGGTCACCCCAACGTCCCCatggtggccctggggacaccggtACCTCCCGTGGTGACACTGGGCATCATGAATCCACGTTCCATCCCATCCCAGAATTCCACCCTCGTTGGACCGTCCATGGGGTTGACGATGAGCCGGGAGCTCCTCCCCAACTTCACCCCACACTTCCGTGTCATTGTGACGTCACGGTGACGTCACCACTCTGGCCCGTGGTCACGTGACCTTCGTGGTGTCTCAGGCCCCGACATCCTCAGAATTCTcctactggtccatactggtgtGTACTGGTCTCTGTTTGTCCATATTAGTGTCTGCTGGTGGCTACTGGTGTATACTGGTGTTCTACTGGTGTCCTACTGGTGTATACTGGTGTATACTGGTGTATACTGGTGTATACTGGTGTCCTACTGGTGTCCTACTGGTGTATACTGGTGTATACTGGTGTCCTACTGGTGTATACTGGTGTATACTGGTGTATACTAGTGTCCTACTGGTGTATACTGGTGTCCTACTGGTGTCCTACTGGTGTATACTGGTGTATACTGGTGTCCTACTGGTGTATACTGGTGTCCTACTGGTGGCTACTGGTGTATACTGGTGTTCTACTGGTATCTTACTGGTCGCTACTGGTGGCTACTGGTGTCCTACTGACATCCTACTGGTGTTCTACTGATGTATACTGGTGTCCTACTGTTGGCTACTGGTGTCCTACTGGTGTCCTATTGGTCTATACTGGTGTCCTACTGGTGTATACTGGTGCGTACTGGTGTCCTACTGGTGCCTATTGGTGTCTTATTGGTCTATACTGGTGTCCTACTGGTGTATACTGGTGTATACTGGTGTCCTACTGGTGCCTATTGGTGTCTTATTGGTGTCCTACTGGTGCATACTGGTGTCCTACTGGTGTCCTACTGGTGTCCTATTGGTGTATACTGGTGTCCTACTGGTGTATACTGGTGTCCTACTGGTATGTAGTGATGCCTACTGGTGTTCTACTGATGTCCTACTGGTGCCTACTGGTGTcctactggtctatactggtgCATACTGGTGCATACTGGTGCATACTGGTGTCCTACTGGTGTCCTACTGACGTATACTGGTGCATACTGGTACATACTGGTGCGTACTGGTCCCCATTGGTGTATACTGGCACACACTGGTGTCCTACTGGTGTCCTACTGGTGCATACTGGTGTCCTACCGGTGTATACTGGTGCATACTGGTGTCCTACTGGTGCATACTGGTGTTCTACTGGCATATACTGGTGCAAACTGCTCCTTACCGGTGCCTGCAGGCGCACACTGTTGCGCTTCTGGTGTCCCGCTGCTCCATACTGGTCCAAACTGGTCCAAACTGGTCCAAACTGGTGCACACTGGTGTCCTGCAGTTCCTCCTGCGCTCCTCCCAGCCGCCAGGGGCGCGATCGCCCCGCCCGCATCGCCCCTGCCCTTCCTGCCGCTCGTCTCGGTGGTTCCGCCCTCTGGCCCCGCCCCAGGACGTCCGGCGCGCTCTGGCTGCCCAATCAGCGCGCGGGGGCGTGGCCGAGGCGGCGGCGAGCGGTAaagggcgggcgggggcgccACGTGGGGTCCCAGGGTCACCGGGGGACCCTATGGGGGGAACCTATAGGGAGTTTAATGGGGGGGGTCCCTATAGGGGTTTACTGGGGGGGGAGTCCTATAGAGGGGGGGTCACGGGTGGGTCCCTGTGGGGGTTCCCTATAGGGCTGTCCCTATGGGGGGGTCACAATAGGGGGGtctctggggtgggggggtccctATGGGAGCATTCATATAGGGCTGTCCCTATGGGGGCATCATATAGCGGGGGTCtctggggtggggggacccTATGGGGGGGGTCCCTATAGGGCTGTCCCTATGGGGGGGGTCACTATAGGAGGGTCTCTGGGGTGGGAGGGTCCCTATGGGGGGGTCACAGATGGGTCCCTATAGGAGGTTCCCTATAGGGCTGTCCCTATGGGGGGGTCACAATAGGGGGGtctctggggtgggggggtccctATGGGAGCATTCATATAGGGCTGTCCCTATGGGGGCATCATATAGGGGGGGTCTCTGGGGTTCGGGGACCCTATGGGGGGGTCCCTATAGGGCTGTCCCTATGGGGGGGGTCACTATAGGAGGGACTCTGGGGTGGGAGGGTCCCTATGGGGGGGGCACAGGTCGGTCCCTATAGGAGGTTCCCTATAGGGCTGTCCCTATGGGGGGGTCACAATAGGGGGGtctctggggtgggggggtccctatgggggcATTCATATAGGGCTGTCCCTATGGGGGCATCATATAGGGGGGGTCtctggggtggggggacccTATGGGGGGGGTCCCTATAGGGCTGTCCCTATGGGGGGGGTCACTATAGGAGGGTCTCTGGGGTGGGAGGGTCCCTATGGGGGGGTCACAGGTCGGTCCCTATAGGAGGTTCCCTATAGGGCTGTCCCTATGGGGGGGTCACAATAGGGGAGTCtctggggtggggggacccTATGGGGGGTCCCAGGTGAGTCCCTATGGAGGGACCCTATAGGGCTGTTCCTATGGGGGGGTCACAGGTGGGTCCCTAGGGGGGGTCCCTATAGGTGTGTCCCTATGGGGGGAGTCAATCCTATatcccctcccccccctttaGGATGGAGCCGATGGAACCTCCGCAACCTCCAGAGGGGGGGTCAGGGCCGCCCCTCCCCCATCCTCttgcccctccccccccctctCCGGACCCGCCCCCTTTTGGGGTGCCCTGGGTGGGGGAGGGGGACCCTCTGCcggttttggggggggtggcCGCCCCCATTTTCATTCGGGGGGAGACGCAGCGGCTGGTGCGGGAATTGGGGAGGGCCCGGCCCCTCCCCCACCTGCCCCACGTCAAGAGGGtgcgggggggggaggggccggggggggagGGGCCGGCGGTGCTGATCTGTCTGGAGAGCCAACTGGGAACCCCCCCAGGTAATGGGatgggggggaactggggggactgggagggactgggagcactgggggggactggggacactgggggaattgggggggactggggatactgggggggactggggatactgggggggactggggatactgggaacactgggagcactgggggggactggggacactgggggaaatggggacactggggatactgggggaaatggggacactgggggaatTGGGggactggggatactgggagggattgggaggcactgggggggactgggagcactgggggaaTTGgggactggggacactgggggggactggggacactgggggggactggggacactgggggaaatggggacactgggggaattgggggggactggggatactgggagggactgggagcactgggaaggactgggagGCATTGGGGGGTACTGGGGGAATTGGggactggggatactgggagggactgggagcactgggaaggactgggggggactggggatactgggaaggactgggagcactgggaaggactggggggtgactgggagggactgggggaaTTGGggactggggatactgggagggactgggagcactgggaaggactgggagGCATTGGGGGGTACTGGGGGAATTGGggactggggatactgggagggactgggagcactgggaaggactgggGGGTACTGGGGGAATTGGggactggggatactgggaaggactgggagcactgggaaggactggggggtgactgggagggactgggggagTTGGggactggggatactgggagggactgggagcactgggaaggactgggaggcactggggggtACTGGGGGAATTGGggactggggatactgggagcactgggaaggactgggaggcactgggggtaCTGGGGGAATTGGggactggggatactgggagcactgggaaggactgggaggcactggggggtACTGGGGGAATTGGggactggggatactgggagcactgggaaggactgggaggcactggggggtACTGGGGGAATTGGggactggggatactgggagcactgggaaggactgggaggcactggggggtACTGGGGGAATTGGggactggggatactgggagcactgggaaggactgggagGCATTGGGGGGTACTGGGGGAATTGGggactggggatactgggagcactgggaaggactgggaggcactggggggtactgggggaactggggactggggatactgggagcactgggaaggactgggaggcactggggggtactgggggaactggggactggggatactgggagcactgggaaggactgggaggcactggggggtACTGGGGGAATTGGggactggggatactgggagcactgggaaggactgggaggcactggggggtACTGGGGGAATTGGggactggggatactgggagcactgggaaagactgggaggcactggggggtACTGGGGGAATTGGGGACTGGGGATACTGGgtgggactgggagcactgggaaggactgggaggcactggggggtACTGGGGGAATTGGGGACTGGGGATACTGGgtgggactgggagcactgggaaggactggggggtgactgggaggcactggggggactgggggagtTGGgcactggggatactgggagcactggggatactgggagcactggggacatCTGGGCTGTTGGGGACGTGGCTGCCACCACCCGCCCAGGTGTCAGCGATGATGTCACTGATGATGTCACCGATGATGTCACCACAGTCCCTGGAAGCGCttgtggcactggggacaccagTAGCAGGGACACTGGAGCTGGAtgtgtcactgggagcactggggacaccagggacgtTGTCACCGTCACCACCAGCGGTGGCTCTGGGGACATTGTCACCCCtattggggacaccagggacattGTCACCGTCACCACCAGCggtggccctggggacattGTGATCACTACTGGGGACAACAAGGACATTGTCACCGTCACCAccactggtggcactgggaccattggggacaccagggacattGTCACCGTCACCACCAGTGGTGGCTCTGGTGACATTGTCACCGCTACTGGGGACACCAGGAACATTGTCACCGTCACCAccactggtggcactgggaccattggggacaccagggacattGTCACCGTCACCACCAGCGGTGGCTCTGGGGACATTGTCACCCCtattggggacaccagggacgtTGTCACCGTAACCACCAGTGGTGGCCCTGGTGACATTGTCACCCCTCTTAGGGACACCAGGAACATTGTCACCGTCACCACCattggtggcactggggacattgaGGACACCAGGAACATTGTCACCGTCACCACCAGCGGTGGCTCTGGGGACATTGTCACCCCtattggggacaccagggatgTTGTCACCGTAACCACCAGTGGTGGCCCTGGTGACATTGTCACCCCTCTTGGGGACACCAGGAACATTGTCACCGTCACCACCattggtggcactggggacattgaGGACACCAGGAACATTGTCACCGTCACCACCAGCGGTGGCTCTGGTGACATTGTCACCACtactggggacaccagggacgtTGTCACCGTCACCACCAGTGGTGGctctggggacattggggacaccaggaACTTTGTCACCGTCACCACCAGCGGTGGCTCTGGTGACATTGTCACCACTGCTGGGGACATTGTCACCACTACTAGGGACATTGTCACCACTACTGGGGACACCAAGGACATTGTCACCGTCACCACCAGCAGTGGCCCTGGGGACATTGTCACCACTACTGGGGACACCAAGGACATTGTCACCGTCACCACCAGCAGTGGCCCTGGGGACATTGTCACCACTACTGGGGACACCAAGGATATTGTCACCCGCCATTGGGGACACTGTCACCACCATCCCTGGTGCCacccccccccatgtccccactgtccccctccccccccctccccgtccTCCTGGGTCCCCACGTGTCCCCCCACGGTCTGGGTCCCCCATTCCGCGTCCTCGTCCCCGCCCGCGTCCCCAAGGGGGTGACGGAGGTGACAGCGGCTCGAGCGGCCGCCCTGTGGCCCTGGGTGACGCGGggggggacgttggggacaatggggacggAGCTGCCCCCGGAGGAGGTGACAGAGGTGACAAAGCTCATGGGGGTGGCGGTGGCGGCCGCGCGGCGTGGGGCGCGGGGGGGGGATggtggcggcggggggggcggccgTGGATGTCGCGACAGGGCGGGTGGTGGCGACAGCGCACGACGGGCGGCGGGGGGGTCACCCGTTGGCCCACGCCACCATGCGCCTCCTAGAGGAGGTGGCGAGGCGCCAAAGGGGGGCGTGGTTATGGCGATGACGTCAGCGGTGACGCCACGCCCTACCTTTGCGCGGGGTGCGACGTCTACCTGACGCGGGAGCCGTGCGCGCTCTGCGCCATGGCGCTCGTGCAACGCGCGGGCGCGCCGGGTGTTGTTCGGGGTGCGAGTCCCGCAGGGGGCGCTGTGCGGGAGGTACCGGTTGCACGGGAGGAGCCCGCCGCTCAATCACCGGTATCGGGCGTTCGGGGGGGTGCGGGCGAGGGAGTGTGAGCAGCTGGGGCTCCGgtaaaccagtataaaccagtatagaccagtataaaccagtacaAACCCATCCCGCCGCTCCCCCGTCTCTCTCGTCGCTCCCCCGCCCCTCGGGGAACGGCGGGGGGGCGTGGTCAGGGAGCGGGGGGCGTGGTCAGGGGAAGAGCGGCAGCCCAACTGGGGAACGCCAATGGAGGGGGCGTGGTCAGGGAGTGGGGGGCGTGGTCAGGGGAAGAGCGGCAGCCCAACTGGGGAACGCCAATGGAGGGGGCGTGGTCAGGGAGTGTGGGGCGTGGTCAGGGGAAGAGCGGCAGCCCAACTGGGGAACGCCAATGGAGGGGGCGTGGTCAAGGGCTGAGCGGCAGCCCAATCGGGGAACGCCAGTGGAGGGGGCGTGGTCAGGGACAGGGTTATGGGGCGGGGGTGAGGAAGGGGGCGGGGCGTCAGTGGTTGCCACGGCAACGTGAGGCCTAGCGCGGGGTGTGGAGCCTgcggggggaactgggagcactggggatactgggaggaCACTGGGAGCAGACTGGGAGCattggggggcactgggaggacACTGTGAGGATACTGGGAGCAAATGGGGAGGatgctggggggcactgggaggatAGTGGGAATActggggggggcactgggagataCTGGGAGCAAAtgggggggatgctggggggcactgggagcactggggggcactgggggaactggggggatcactgggagaactggggggatactgggagcaAATGGGGAGGATACTGGGAGGATAGagggagcactggggggcactgggagataCTGGGAGCAAATGGGGAGGAtgctgggggggcactgggagcactgggggggcactgggagcactggggggatactgggagcactgggggggcactgggagataCTGGGAGCAAATGGGGAGGatactggggggcactgggaggatagtgggagcactgggggaactggggggatactgggagcaaatggggggatgctgggggggcactgggagtacgggggggcactgggagtactggggggatactgggagcaAATGGGGAGGATACTGGGAGGAtagtgggagcactggggggcactgggaggatACTGGGAGCCAATAGGGAGGAtactgggggggcactgggagcactgggggggcactgggagaactggggggatactgggagcaAATGGGGAGGAtactgggggggcactggaggatagtgggagcactgggggggcactgggagataCTGGGAGCAAATGGGGAGGAtgctgggggggcactgggagcactggggggcactgggagtactggggggatactgggaggaTACTGGGAGCCAATAGGGAGGAtactgggggggcactgggagtactggggggcactgggaggatACTGGGAGCCAATAGGGAGGAtactgggggggcactgggagcactgggggcactgggggtactggggggatactggggggcactgggaggatagtgggagcactggggggcactgggaggatACTGGGAGCAAATGGGGAGGAtgctgggggggcactgggagcactggggggcactgggagaattggggggatactgggagcaAATGGGGAggatactgggagcactggggggcactgggaggatACTGGGAGCAAATGGGGGGGATGctaggggggcactgggagcactggggggcactgggagtactggggggatactgggagcaAATGAGGAGGAtactgggggggcactgggaggatAGTGGGAGCAcatggggggcactgggagataCTGGGAGCAAATGGGGAGGatactggggggcactgggaggatagtgggagcactggggggcactgggaggatACTGGGAGCAAATGGGGGGGATGCTggtggggggcactgggagcgctggggggcactgggagtactggggggatactgggagcaaatgggaggatactgggaggatagtgggagcactgggggggcactgggagtactggggggatactgggagcaAATGGGGAGAGATACTGGAGGAtagtgggagcactgggggggcactgggagtaCTGGGGGATACCTGGGAGCAAATGGGGAGGAtactgggggggcactgggaggatagtgggagcactgggggggcactgggagataCTGGGAGCAAATGGGGAGGatactggggggcactgggaggatagtgggagcactggggggcaagggaggatactgggagcaaatggggggatgctgggggggcactgggagtactggggggcactgggagtactggggggatactgggagcaAATGGGGAGGATACTGGGAGGAtagtgggagcactggggggcactggaggATACTGGGAGCCAATAGGGAGGAtgctgggggggcactggaggcactggggggcactgggggaactggggggatactgggagcaAATGGGGAGGAtactgggggggcactgggggggcactgggggaactggggggatactgggagcactgggggggcactgggagataCTGGGAGCCAATAGGGAGGAtgctgggggggcactgggagcattggggggcactgggggaactggggggatactgggagcaAATGGGGAGGATACTGGGAGGAtagtgggagcactgggggggcactgggagataCTGGGAGCCAATACGGAGGAtactgggggggcactgggagcactgggggggcactgggagaactggggggatactgggagcaAATGGGGAGGAtactgggggggcactgggagcactgggggatactgggagcaaatggggaggatgctgggggaggcactgggaggatagtgggagcactgggggggcactgggagataCTGGGAGCAAATGGGAAGGatgctggggggacactgggagcactgggaggggcactgggagcactggggggggcactgggagcactgggggatactgggagcaaatgggggggatactggggggcactgggagcactgggggatactgggagcaaatggggaggatgctgggggggcactggagcactgggggggcactgggggaactgggaccacaccctcctg
Protein-coding sequences here:
- the LOC135577993 gene encoding mucin-2-like, translating into MEPMEPPQPPEGGSGPPLPHPLAPPPPSPDPPPFGVPWVGEGDPLPVLGGVAAPIFIRGETQRLVRELGRARPLPHLPHVKRVRGGEGPGGEGPAVLICLESQLGTPPGVSDDVTDDVTDDVTTVPGSACGTGDTSSRDTGAGCVTGSTGDTRDVVTVTTSGGSGDIVTPIGDTRDIVTVTTSGGPGDIVITTGDNKDIVTVTTTGGTGTIGDTRDIVTVTTSGGSGDIVTATGDTRNIVTVTTTGGTGTIGDTRDIVTVTTSGGSGDIVTPIGDTRDVVTVTTSGGPGDIVTPLRDTRNIVTVTTIGGTGDIEDTRNIVTVTTSGGSGDIVTPIGDTRDVVTVTTSGGPGDIVTPLGDTRNIVTVTTIGGTGDIEDTRNIVTVTTSGGSGDIVTTTGDTRDVVTVTTSGGSGDIGDTRNFVTVTTSGGSGDIVTTAGDIVTTTRDIVTTTGDTKDIVTVTTSSGPGDIVTTTGDTKDIVTAIGDTVTTIPGATPPHVPTVPLPPPPRPPGSPRVPPRSGSPIPRPRPRPRPQGGDGGDSGSSGRPVALGDAGGDVGDNGDGAAPGGGDRGDKAHGGGGGGRAAWGAGGGWWRRGGRPWMSRQGGWWRQRTTGGGGVTRWPTPPCAS